From the Methanocaldococcus fervens AG86 genome, the window AAAAGAGAGGAAGAGGTTTGCAAGGATTGAGATACAACATTATGATGCTGTGGATGCTGAAATGTTGAATATGATTTTAAGGAAGATTATTGAGAGTGGGAGTAGAACAAGGATAAGGGATGCTTTGATTATTAGGCTTCTTTGGGATACTGGTTGTAGGGTTTCTGAAATTTTGAATCTTAAATATGGGGATGTTGATTTAGATAATGGTATATTTAAGATTCGAAATACCAAAACTCATGAGGAGAGGACTGTTGTTTGCTCTTCTGATACTTTGGAGTTGCTTAGGGATTATGTTCAGTTTAATGTGAGGCAAGGTTCAGATGACTATCTTTTCCAAAATAGTCAAGGTAAGAAAGTTAGAAAAGAGTGGATTAGTGAGGTTTTTAGGAGGGCTGTGAATGAGTTGAAAGAGGAGGGTAAAATCCCTAAGAATAAGCGTATTGTTATTCATAGTATTAGGCATGGGAGGGCTGTTGATTTGTTGAATAAGGGAGTGCCAATAGATATTGTAAAAGAATACTTGGGTCATAGGTCGATGAATACTACTTTGATTTATGCTCATTCTAAGGAGAGGGCTGAGAGTTTGGAGTTTATTAAAAAGTTGTTGAGAATCCAGTAAGTGTTATTTATTGTGGAGTTGGTTGTTTAACTGGATTTTGGACAGTGTGATAGTGGGGTGTTGTTGGAATATTTTTAGGGTGTGAGTAGTAAGTTTTGGGGTGTTGAGACACGGAGGGGTTTAGAAGAGTTAAGTGTGGTGTGACATTCCTTGAGATCCAGTGGGGCTATGCCCCGCCTGGGTTCAAATCCCAGCCCCTGCGCCAAATCTATTTTAAACAACTTTTAACCCAACAAGGTTAAAAAATACTCCTTTAAGCTATTTTCAACTGGGTTAAACCAGTAGAATAATTAAGTCAATTAAAAAAATTGTATTCTACTGGAGTATTGCGTATCAAAAAACTATAATGATTTTTGTTTGAAAAAAATATAATCGTCTGGAGATCACATTAGTCATTTAAACCACTCATTTTCCTTTTTATAGTCTTTTTAGTACCATCTCCCTTCCAGCTTTTTTAACTTTATACTCCTTATCCATTTCCTCATCAATCTTTTTTAATGCATCTTTTAAATCATCAATGTCTATATAATATTTTTCGGTTACATCTATATACTTTACTACTTCTTTATCTTGTAATTTCTTCAATATATCCTTAAGCCTATCCACAGGAATATTCGTTGCCTTCGATAATTCATTTATATCTAACTTATTATTGATTAAATTGACAATAACCTCAATTTCTTCATCAGTAAAATCAAAATACTTTAACGCTTCCCTCCAATCTATATACCCCTCCTCCAATTCAAACACAACACCAGTGAATGATATATTGTTATGTAATCTTATAATATCTTTAGATATTGTTTCTCCATAAGCCACCCAACCAATGCAATCATCTCCGAGAACATATTCCTCAATTTTTTTTGTATCATTGTAAAAATCCGATAAATATGGAAGAGATTCTTTTTCAAACTTCCTATATAATGGATTTTTAAGAATTTCAATTCCATAGCCTTGATTTATAAAGATTAATGGATTTTTATACTCCTTCTTAATTTCCAATACCCTATCATAAATTGCCCTAACTATCTTTTCCAAATCAGTTCTCATCAATACCATAAACATTCCTTCTGGAATTTCCCTCCTAAATATTAACTTATCGCCATCAGAAGCTTCCAAAAATGCAGTTATTACATTTCCAAACATGTCTATAAAGCCCAATGGATGGATAAAATATATACTAAATTTTAATTTATGAATCCTACCAATATCGAGATATTTCTCAACGATGTTTATTGGTAGTTTTGTGTATTCGGAGATCATTTCTAAGTATCTTTGGTAGGCTGGTTTGTTATCTAGCTCGTAAACTACTCTACCTTCTGATTTTGTAACTCTTGCATATACGTTTGTTGGTTCATACCCATGTCCGTAAATTACATCGAATTTTAATTTTCCACCAACAACTCCAAAAACGCAGGAATTCCTAACAACCTCTCCCTTATATATCTGGAAAAAATTTTCAAACGAACTATCATCTCCTGCAGTTCCACCAACAATTGAAAATCCTAACTCCCCTCCTAATGCGTTCAATATTTCTTGCTCGTGATCCATATGCCAATCAAAAAATACGAATCCAACAAATTTATCTTCTATACTTAACGAATATGCGTATTTTTCCCCAAGAGTGTTTTTTATTTCATTTGCTATTTCTATTCCTGTTTTTCTTGGATCGTCGCCTATTTTTTTACAGGCAGTTGCATACTTAAAAGTTCCGTCAAAGGCTAAAATTAAAACCCCATCCTTTTTTATATACTTGTTTCCTACAAACGTCCCCCCAGCAGAACATCCAACAAGCCCATCCAAAGAAATATGTTCTTGCATTCCTTCAAAAACTTTTTTTAACTTATCTTCATCAAATACAGTGGTAATAAATATTATTAAAGACGGATTACCCACCTTTTCCTTAATCCTCTTCCCAATTTTTAACCCATCCTCATAAGGATTTTTAAAATCCCATTTAATATTTAGACCTATTTTTACTCTTCATCAATCCCATAAGGATTTTTGCTGTAGTATTCAACAGTTTTTAATGCAGAACTTACAACCATCTCTCTGATGTTTGGAATCTCAACCTCTAAGCTTTCTAAAATTTCATGGCATCTCCTTCTAATACTATCTCCTCTATCCCTACTGTATGGGCAGACATCTTTATCTTTATAATACTCTATTCCACACTCTTCAAGGGCTTTTACTATATCTTTTTCTAACACAGGAAGCATAGGTCTAATGATCGTACACTCTTCCAAAGGAATTTTAAAGCTTTGATAATCAACTACATTAGATTTAAATTTTGTTAATGGCCTCATAAACTTCAATCTTTCCCCTTTAAAAAGATTGGCTAATATCGTATCTGAATTATCATCTAAATTATGCCCATAAGCTAATTTAACCTTTTCATAAGGAATGTTTTCCTTCTCAGCAATTTCTTTAGCCAACTTTCCTAACAAATGCCTTTTAATTACAGAGCATGAGAAACATGGTGAAAATTCCATCCCTTTAGAATTTTTTGTTAATATTTCAGATAACTCAACCACATCCAGATCATTTTTTAATAATAGGTGAGGAACATCTAACATCTCACAATGGTGTTTTATTAACTTAACTCCTTCAGTATCTTCCCTCCATGGTCTAACTCCGCCAATATTAACATCTACAGTAACAGCTATCAGTTTTATTCCATATTTTCTTCTATAGACTTCCAATAAGTGTAAGAGCAATAAACTATCTTTCCCTCCACTTAATCCAACTATAATCACATCTCTTGGAGCTATAATTTTATGTTTAGTTATAAACCTTCCAACCTTTGTTGATACATACTCATAAGTTTTTGAATAAACTACTGGAATTCCAAATTCTTCCTCAATTTTATCCATCTTTGTTCTTGACAACCTTGCCATTCTTTTATTGTTAACCAAAATCTTATCCTTTCTTATAGTTAAAAAGAATGGATTTGCATATCTTTTTAATTCTCTCAAATTAATCATAATATCCCCTTAATATTGATTTTTAAAACCATAGGGCTTCGCCTGAAACTTTTACCAAAAGTGAATGAAAATCAAAAATTTTTTACAACTGAAAATCAATTTATCAAAAAGGACAGTTTAAGAAAAGACTATATTTAATATTAACAATTACTTATCAAATATCGGCTTTAAATTAACATTCTTCTCTACAACTTCGGCAAAGTAATTTAAATTTTTTTCTATACTATCTTTATAAGAATCTCCATTAATTTCTTCCAAACCTTTCCTTCTTCTAATCAAATTAATAATGTAATTTCTAAACTCATAGTTCTCAAATATTCCATGGAAGTAAGTTCCTATAGCCAATCCATCTCCAAACCTCTTAATGGATCCATCAAAACCATTTCCACAATTTCCAAAGCCTCTTTCAATTTTTATAAGAGGTTTTTCTTTTGAATACGTTATTCCCTCATGTATCTCATAGCCTTTAACATAAAACATCTTATTGTTAAGATTTAAATAACCATAAGAGTTTTTAACAACCTTCTCATTTCCAAGGTATGTTTTTGCATCAAAGATTTTTAACCCCCCAATATCGCCTATATCTGATTCTTTCCTTTCTTTATCTATCAATTCCTTACCCAAAATTTGATAACCTCCGCATATTCCTACAACAATCCCTCCATCTTTTAAAAACTCTAAAACTTTTTCATCAAAATTACCCTCTTTCAAATAATAAGCCTCTTTAGTTGAGCTTCTTGTTCCTGGAAGTATTAAAATATCTCCAGTTACATCGTCATCAAAATCGATAAACTTTACAAATGCATCGTATCTTAAAGGGTCTAAATCTGTAAAGTTTGATATTTTTGAAAACCTAACAACATTAACCTCTATTCCACTTTTCGCATTTCCAAAACTTTTCATGCTCTGCAAGACTTGACTATCCTCTTCTGGCAAAACGAGATTTTCATCATAAGGTACTATACCTAAAACTGGAACGCCTGTTAGCTCTTCAATCTTTTCAATTCCTTCTTTTAAAACCTCTGCATTTCCTCTAAATTTATTTATCACAATTCCTTTAATAAGCTTCCTCCAACTCTCAGGCAATAGTTTTATAGTTCCATATATTGAGGCAAAAACTCCACCTCTATCAATATCTGCAACTAAAATTGTTTTTGCATTAACCATCTCAGCTATTCTTAAATTTGCTATATCATCCTTCAATAGATTTATCTCACAGCAACTTCCCGCTCCTTCCATAACAACATAGTCATACTCTTTATCTAAAATTTCTAAGCTTTCTTTAATTTTTTTCAAGAAAAAATCTTTATTTTTCCTATATTCGTTATAATCCATATCTTTATAGGGCTTTCCGTGAACTATAACTTGAGAGGTAAAGTTTCCTTTTGGTTTTAACAGTATTGGATTGAAATGAATTGACGGCTCAACTTTACAGGCTAAGCTTTGAGTGTATTGAGCTATAGCAATTTCCCCATCTTCTTTTGCAACTCTTGAATTTAAACTCATATTTTGCGATTTAAATGGCGCTACTTTATAACCTTTATTAGCCAATATCCTACACAATCCAGCGGTTATTGTAGTTTTTCCACTGTTTGATGATGTTCCAACAACCATTATAAACTCTGCCATTTTCATCAACTCAACATTTTTTATTTTTATACTTTTTTTGAGATTAATTATAA encodes:
- a CDS encoding tyrosine-type recombinase/integrase; translated protein: MREKELKQLENLLLLKVKKEKIEETDKIKEYLKRFEEERRFDGIKESTIKSDLDRLRVFLDYCINYLGKNPEELKTGDFVKFFNYLDTVRKVSKSSQRKYFLLLKVFYRVLRMYDVIQEFVEESKERKRFARIEIQHYDAVDAEMLNMILRKIIESGSRTRIRDALIIRLLWDTGCRVSEILNLKYGDVDLDNGIFKIRNTKTHEERTVVCSSDTLELLRDYVQFNVRQGSDDYLFQNSQGKKVRKEWISEVFRRAVNELKEEGKIPKNKRIVIHSIRHGRAVDLLNKGVPIDIVKEYLGHRSMNTTLIYAHSKERAESLEFIKKLLRIQ
- a CDS encoding FIST N-terminal domain-containing protein; translated protein: MGNPSLIIFITTVFDEDKLKKVFEGMQEHISLDGLVGCSAGGTFVGNKYIKKDGVLILAFDGTFKYATACKKIGDDPRKTGIEIANEIKNTLGEKYAYSLSIEDKFVGFVFFDWHMDHEQEILNALGGELGFSIVGGTAGDDSSFENFFQIYKGEVVRNSCVFGVVGGKLKFDVIYGHGYEPTNVYARVTKSEGRVVYELDNKPAYQRYLEMISEYTKLPINIVEKYLDIGRIHKLKFSIYFIHPLGFIDMFGNVITAFLEASDGDKLIFRREIPEGMFMVLMRTDLEKIVRAIYDRVLEIKKEYKNPLIFINQGYGIEILKNPLYRKFEKESLPYLSDFYNDTKKIEEYVLGDDCIGWVAYGETISKDIIRLHNNISFTGVVFELEEGYIDWREALKYFDFTDEEIEVIVNLINNKLDINELSKATNIPVDRLKDILKKLQDKEVVKYIDVTEKYYIDIDDLKDALKKIDEEMDKEYKVKKAGREMVLKRL
- a CDS encoding ATP-binding protein; protein product: MINLRELKRYANPFFLTIRKDKILVNNKRMARLSRTKMDKIEEEFGIPVVYSKTYEYVSTKVGRFITKHKIIAPRDVIIVGLSGGKDSLLLLHLLEVYRRKYGIKLIAVTVDVNIGGVRPWREDTEGVKLIKHHCEMLDVPHLLLKNDLDVVELSEILTKNSKGMEFSPCFSCSVIKRHLLGKLAKEIAEKENIPYEKVKLAYGHNLDDNSDTILANLFKGERLKFMRPLTKFKSNVVDYQSFKIPLEECTIIRPMLPVLEKDIVKALEECGIEYYKDKDVCPYSRDRGDSIRRRCHEILESLEVEIPNIREMVVSSALKTVEYYSKNPYGIDEE
- the cobQ gene encoding cobyric acid synthase CobQ, with product MAEFIMVVGTSSNSGKTTITAGLCRILANKGYKVAPFKSQNMSLNSRVAKEDGEIAIAQYTQSLACKVEPSIHFNPILLKPKGNFTSQVIVHGKPYKDMDYNEYRKNKDFFLKKIKESLEILDKEYDYVVMEGAGSCCEINLLKDDIANLRIAEMVNAKTILVADIDRGGVFASIYGTIKLLPESWRKLIKGIVINKFRGNAEVLKEGIEKIEELTGVPVLGIVPYDENLVLPEEDSQVLQSMKSFGNAKSGIEVNVVRFSKISNFTDLDPLRYDAFVKFIDFDDDVTGDILILPGTRSSTKEAYYLKEGNFDEKVLEFLKDGGIVVGICGGYQILGKELIDKERKESDIGDIGGLKIFDAKTYLGNEKVVKNSYGYLNLNNKMFYVKGYEIHEGITYSKEKPLIKIERGFGNCGNGFDGSIKRFGDGLAIGTYFHGIFENYEFRNYIINLIRRRKGLEEINGDSYKDSIEKNLNYFAEVVEKNVNLKPIFDK